One Alkaliphilus sp. B6464 genomic window carries:
- a CDS encoding protein-glutamate methylesterase/protein-glutamine glutaminase — translation MSSNNKKVKVLVVDDSAFMRKILADILSSNETVEVIGMAKNGVEAIRLIQLLKPDVVTMDIEMPILNGIDALKEIMKTNPVPVIMLSSLTSDGAEATLTCLDIGAVDFVQKPSSVFRINIDDLKEELVNKINIASKVDLTFKNKKQFVKDNRLELIQNSNKTSTQNRKNKHYFIVIGTSTGGPRALQHVLPLMPKDIPASILIVQHMPPGFTKSLAERLNSMSNITVKEAEDDEKILPGYAYIAPGNYHLGIKTKSNSDTFIKLSQEEPVSGHRPSVDALFKSVANNIDENIIAVIMTGMGADGSNGVKELKDNTDCYVIAQDEDTSVVYGMPKSAVNMGVVDDIVPLHEITNYILKKLGV, via the coding sequence ATGAGTTCTAACAATAAAAAGGTTAAGGTGCTTGTTGTGGATGATTCTGCTTTTATGAGAAAAATCTTAGCAGATATATTAAGTAGTAATGAAACAGTAGAAGTAATAGGCATGGCTAAAAATGGAGTAGAAGCTATAAGACTTATACAACTTTTAAAGCCTGATGTAGTTACTATGGATATTGAAATGCCTATTTTAAATGGAATAGATGCCCTAAAAGAAATTATGAAGACTAATCCGGTTCCGGTAATAATGCTAAGTAGTTTAACATCAGATGGTGCAGAGGCAACTTTAACTTGTTTAGATATTGGAGCTGTCGATTTTGTTCAAAAGCCTTCTAGTGTTTTTAGAATTAATATAGATGATCTTAAAGAAGAATTAGTTAATAAAATCAATATTGCTTCAAAAGTAGATTTGACTTTTAAGAATAAAAAGCAATTTGTAAAAGATAATAGATTAGAATTAATTCAAAACTCCAACAAAACATCTACCCAAAATAGAAAAAACAAACATTATTTTATTGTTATAGGGACTTCTACTGGAGGGCCTAGAGCCTTGCAACATGTACTTCCATTAATGCCTAAAGATATTCCAGCAAGTATTTTAATTGTTCAACATATGCCACCAGGCTTTACAAAATCTTTAGCTGAAAGATTAAATAGCATGTCAAATATTACTGTAAAAGAAGCCGAGGATGATGAAAAGATTCTCCCTGGCTATGCCTATATTGCACCAGGGAATTATCATTTGGGGATAAAAACAAAGTCTAACAGTGATACTTTTATTAAACTATCACAGGAAGAACCCGTTTCAGGACACAGACCATCGGTCGATGCACTATTTAAATCTGTTGCGAATAATATTGATGAAAATATTATTGCTGTAATTATGACTGGAATGGGAGCAGATGGTTCAAATGGTGTAAAGGAACTTAAAGATAATACGGACTGTTATGTTATTGCACAGGATGAAGATACGAGTGTAGTTTATGGTATGCCAAAAAGTGCAGTAAATATGGGAGTTGTAGATGACATTGTTCCATTACATGAAATTACAAACTATATATTAAAAAAGTTGGGAGTGTAA